Proteins from a single region of Nocardioides anomalus:
- a CDS encoding MBL fold metallo-hydrolase, with protein sequence MRLTTVGCSGSYPGPDSPASCYLLEHDDGGRTWRVLVDLGSGALGALHRYADPLAVDAVLLSHLHADHCLDLCGYYVMRKYHPEGAQPRLPVYGPSGTAGRMARAYDLPEDPGMTLEFDFRTWTPGEPARIGPFTVQAVRVDHPVEAYGLRVSAGGRLLAYTGDTAPCPQLEDVARGAHLLLAEASFHEGAANPPGIHLTGADCGRLARDSGVQSLVLTHVPPWYEPRDMLTEAQQVWDGPADLARAGAVFEV encoded by the coding sequence GTGAGGCTCACGACCGTCGGCTGCAGCGGCTCCTACCCGGGGCCGGACTCGCCCGCGTCCTGCTACCTGCTCGAGCACGACGACGGCGGGCGCACCTGGCGGGTCCTGGTGGACCTCGGCAGCGGGGCGCTCGGCGCGCTGCACCGGTACGCCGACCCGCTGGCCGTCGACGCCGTGCTGCTCAGCCACCTGCACGCCGACCACTGCCTGGACCTGTGCGGCTACTACGTGATGCGCAAGTACCACCCCGAGGGCGCCCAGCCGCGGCTGCCCGTCTACGGCCCGAGCGGTACGGCGGGGCGCATGGCCCGCGCGTACGACCTCCCCGAGGACCCGGGCATGACGCTGGAGTTCGACTTCCGGACCTGGACGCCGGGGGAGCCGGCCCGGATCGGGCCGTTCACCGTGCAGGCGGTCCGCGTCGACCACCCCGTCGAGGCCTACGGGCTCCGGGTGTCCGCCGGCGGCCGGCTGCTCGCCTACACCGGCGACACCGCCCCCTGCCCGCAGCTCGAGGACGTGGCCAGGGGCGCGCACCTGCTGCTGGCCGAGGCGTCCTTCCACGAGGGCGCGGCCAACCCGCCGGGCATCCACCTCACCGGCGCCGACTGCGGCCGCCTGGCCCGCGACTCGGGCGTGCAGTCGCTGGTGCTCACCCACGTGCCGCCCTGGTACGAGCCCCGGGACATGCTCACCGAGGCCCAGCAGGTCTGGGACGGCCCCGCCGACCTGGCCCGCGCCGGCGCGGTCTTCGAGGTCTGA
- a CDS encoding response regulator: MSTRLLVVDDDPLVRSALVLMLGGQPDVEVVGEAVDGLDALRKVDELRPSVVLMDIRMPRMDGLEATRALHTRPDPPHVIVLTTFDADEHVVGALGAGADGFLLKDTPPPQILEAVRAVADGDPMLSPSVTRTLIERLRTDAGDDRADAARARLAVLTDREQDVALAVGRGLTNAEIARELHLSVPTVKAHVSRLFDKLRVTNRVQIAICVHDAGLV, encoded by the coding sequence ATGAGCACCCGCCTGCTCGTGGTCGACGACGACCCGCTCGTGCGCTCCGCGCTCGTGCTCATGCTCGGCGGCCAGCCCGACGTCGAGGTGGTCGGCGAGGCCGTGGACGGCCTCGACGCGCTCCGCAAGGTCGACGAGCTCCGCCCGTCCGTCGTGCTCATGGACATCCGGATGCCGCGCATGGACGGCCTCGAGGCCACCAGGGCGCTGCACACGCGCCCGGACCCGCCCCACGTCATCGTGCTGACCACCTTCGACGCCGACGAGCACGTCGTCGGCGCCCTCGGCGCCGGCGCCGACGGCTTCCTGCTCAAGGACACCCCGCCGCCCCAGATCCTCGAGGCCGTCCGCGCGGTCGCCGACGGCGACCCGATGCTCTCCCCCTCGGTGACCCGCACGCTCATCGAGCGCCTGCGCACCGACGCCGGCGACGACCGCGCCGACGCCGCGCGCGCCCGCCTCGCCGTCCTCACCGACCGCGAGCAGGACGTCGCCCTCGCCGTCGGTCGCGGGCTCACCAACGCCGAGATCGCCCGCGAGCTCCACCTCTCGGTGCCCACGGTCAAGGCCCACGTCTCGCGGCTCTTCGACAAGCTGCGCGTCACCAACCGCGTCCAGATCGCCATCTGCGTCCACGACGCGGGCCTGGTCTGA
- a CDS encoding sensor histidine kinase → MAQARANERARIAREMHDVLAHRISQVSMHAGALAFREDLTPEQVRESATVIREKAHEALTDLRGVLGVLRDGDGELTLAPQPTYADLGRLVEEARESGLNVQLHDDVATADDVPLAAGRTLYRIVQEGITNARKHAPGTLLSVELTGSPEDGLDVVLRNPLGFGSQTPGAGLGLVGLSERAELRGGRLEARRDGTSFVLHGWIPWAA, encoded by the coding sequence GTGGCCCAGGCCCGCGCCAACGAGCGCGCCCGGATCGCCCGCGAGATGCACGACGTGCTGGCCCACCGGATCTCCCAGGTCTCCATGCACGCCGGCGCCCTGGCCTTCCGCGAGGACCTCACCCCCGAGCAGGTGCGCGAGAGCGCGACCGTCATCCGCGAGAAGGCCCACGAGGCGCTCACCGACCTGCGCGGCGTCCTCGGCGTGCTGCGCGACGGCGACGGGGAGCTCACGCTCGCCCCGCAGCCGACGTACGCCGACCTGGGTCGCCTCGTCGAGGAGGCCCGCGAGTCCGGGCTCAACGTCCAGCTGCACGACGACGTCGCCACGGCCGACGACGTGCCGCTGGCCGCCGGCCGCACGCTCTACCGCATCGTCCAGGAGGGCATCACCAACGCCCGCAAGCACGCCCCCGGCACCCTGCTCAGCGTGGAGCTGACCGGCTCGCCCGAGGACGGCCTCGACGTGGTGCTGCGCAACCCGCTCGGCTTCGGCAGCCAGACCCCCGGCGCCGGCCTCGGCCTGGTCGGTCTGTCCGAGCGCGCCGAGCTGCGCGGCGGCCGGCTCGAGGCCCGCCGCGACGGCACCAGCTTCGTGCTGCACGGGTGGATCCCGTGGGCGGCATGA
- a CDS encoding ABC transporter ATP-binding protein: MITVEGLTRKYGAFTAVDDVSFVCQPGRVTGFLGPNGAGKTTTMRVMVGLTPPTAGRVTIGGHLYKDIPNPGRHVGVLLDASAQHAGRTGREILTIGAQTMGLPASRVDEMLALVSLDATESKRRLRNYSLGMKQRLGIAHALLGDPSVLILDEPANGLDPAGIRWMRGLLKSYADRGGTVLLSSHLLHEVEQIADEMILIGRGKIVASGTKDELLAGSEHTTSLVTALDNELLAKALREKGVTVTPAGSGLRVETAPVEVGRLSVEQGIVLTDLRAADGGLEELFLSLTEDTQREAIAPAAAAPAAPTQGAQA; this comes from the coding sequence ATGATCACCGTCGAAGGACTCACCCGGAAGTACGGCGCCTTCACCGCCGTCGACGACGTCAGCTTCGTCTGCCAGCCCGGTCGGGTCACCGGCTTCCTGGGCCCGAACGGCGCCGGCAAGACGACCACCATGCGTGTCATGGTCGGGCTCACCCCGCCCACCGCGGGCCGCGTCACCATCGGGGGCCACCTCTACAAGGACATCCCCAACCCCGGTCGCCACGTCGGCGTGCTCCTCGACGCCTCGGCGCAGCACGCCGGGCGCACCGGTCGCGAGATCCTCACCATCGGCGCGCAGACCATGGGTCTCCCGGCCTCGCGCGTGGACGAGATGCTCGCGCTGGTCTCGCTCGACGCGACCGAGTCCAAGCGCCGGCTGCGCAACTACTCCCTCGGCATGAAGCAGCGCCTCGGCATCGCCCACGCCCTGCTCGGCGACCCGTCGGTGCTGATCCTCGACGAGCCGGCCAACGGCCTGGACCCGGCCGGCATCCGGTGGATGCGCGGGCTGCTCAAGTCCTACGCCGACCGCGGGGGCACGGTGCTCCTGTCCAGCCACCTGCTCCACGAGGTCGAGCAGATCGCCGACGAGATGATCCTCATCGGGCGCGGCAAGATCGTGGCCAGCGGCACCAAGGACGAGCTCCTCGCCGGCTCGGAGCACACGACCTCCCTGGTCACCGCGCTCGACAACGAGCTGCTGGCCAAGGCGCTGCGCGAGAAGGGCGTCACGGTGACGCCCGCCGGCTCCGGCCTGCGGGTGGAGACCGCGCCGGTCGAGGTCGGCCGGCTCTCGGTCGAACAGGGCATCGTCCTGACCGACCTGCGTGCCGCCGACGGCGGGCTGGAGGAGCTGTTCCTCTCGCTCACCGAGGACACCCAGCGCGAGGCCATCGCGCCCGCCGCGGCCGCCCCGGCCGCCCCCACGCAAGGAGCCCAGGCATGA